A stretch of the Sphingosinithalassobacter tenebrarum genome encodes the following:
- a CDS encoding glycoside hydrolase family 25 domain-containing protein: MFRPLLRALALTLCVTLALAAAAQGPAMSDAAREANTRSYRALQQGDYLRAEELLRPHAFDAEGNPVDGFIYSSWAEAMTLMTGEPPAREPDGRTARAEYLAAIADADTRDAIAEIVERARHTSIVFLNEDHGVPRSRAFGLQVAEALRPLGYTILAVETLQNDADLDTVDSRIAAINADGYIRRDSGYYTHDPVFADFLRQAMAAGYRLAAYEQTPDLRTTDPELSIPKREQAQADYLLNRVVNRNPGAKLLVYVGFSHATEETQEPDGVALRWLAARIKAMTGIDPLTIDQTTLMRSGAAARSDALVDAATARAQGRSVVFLSPDGSPLVIGRYAGLVDLQVVHPDLPRVGDRPGWIPALLHRTPTPVPAELLPETGTVLIQAFVATEGDAAIPVDQLLVTAGEAPGMLMLPDMPVRYAVQTPE, from the coding sequence ATGTTCCGTCCGCTGTTGCGCGCGCTGGCGCTGACCCTATGCGTCACGCTGGCGCTGGCCGCCGCTGCGCAAGGGCCCGCAATGAGCGACGCCGCACGCGAAGCCAACACCCGGTCCTATCGCGCGCTGCAACAGGGCGACTATCTCCGCGCCGAGGAACTGCTGCGCCCCCATGCCTTCGATGCCGAGGGCAATCCCGTCGACGGCTTCATCTATTCGAGCTGGGCCGAGGCAATGACGCTGATGACCGGCGAGCCGCCTGCCCGCGAGCCCGATGGCCGTACCGCGCGCGCCGAATATCTCGCCGCGATCGCCGACGCTGATACCCGCGACGCGATCGCCGAAATCGTCGAGCGCGCGCGGCATACCAGCATCGTCTTCCTCAACGAGGATCACGGCGTCCCGCGCAGCCGCGCCTTCGGCCTGCAGGTCGCCGAGGCGCTGCGCCCGCTCGGCTACACGATTCTCGCGGTCGAAACGCTGCAGAACGACGCCGATCTCGACACGGTCGACTCCCGGATCGCCGCGATCAACGCCGACGGCTATATCCGGCGCGACAGCGGCTATTACACGCACGACCCGGTCTTCGCGGACTTCCTCCGCCAGGCGATGGCCGCCGGCTATCGGCTCGCCGCCTATGAACAGACGCCCGATCTGCGCACCACCGATCCCGAACTCTCGATCCCCAAGCGCGAGCAGGCGCAGGCCGATTATCTTCTCAACCGCGTGGTCAATCGCAATCCGGGCGCGAAGCTGCTCGTCTATGTCGGCTTCAGCCATGCCACCGAGGAGACGCAGGAGCCCGACGGCGTCGCGCTGCGATGGCTCGCCGCGCGGATCAAGGCGATGACCGGCATCGATCCGCTGACGATCGACCAGACGACGCTGATGCGCAGCGGCGCTGCGGCGCGATCCGATGCGCTGGTCGATGCCGCCACGGCGCGGGCGCAGGGCCGCTCGGTCGTTTTCCTCTCGCCCGATGGATCGCCGCTGGTAATCGGCAGATATGCCGGGCTGGTCGATCTTCAGGTCGTCCATCCCGATCTGCCGCGCGTCGGCGATCGTCCCGGCTGGATTCCCGCGCTGCTTCATCGCACGCCCACGCCGGTGCCGGCCGAGCTGCTTCCCGAAACCGGCACCGTGCTGATTCAGGCATTCGTCGCCACCGAAGGCGATGCCGCGATCCCGGTCGATCAGCTGCTGGTCACTGCGGGCGAAGCGCCGGGCATGCTGATGCTGCCCGACATGCCGGTCCGCTATGCCGTCCAGACGCCCGAGTGA
- a CDS encoding LytTR family transcriptional regulator DNA-binding domain-containing protein produces MREMQRFATGASRMAERARPDAATRQRRGFVIVGVAALLMTITGAFGTHEVPILPRLAYWMIIMVSGAMIGIGVTAMIVGWGRFAHRPWIEGSIISVAIALPLTLVVIGCSIAFFGGGGRIGPQTVAFQFVMVLAITAVITAVNYAIGGQAEPDAPLPAEPEQQHPVRPRLADRLPPHLRGADIHAVAAEDHYLRVHTDAGSDLILLRLTDAIVELDGIEGARTHRSWWVARDAIRSVERGDGRAELTLPGGVTAPVSRSFYPALRDAGWFD; encoded by the coding sequence ATGCGTGAGATGCAGCGATTCGCCACTGGCGCTTCGCGAATGGCGGAGCGGGCGCGGCCCGATGCGGCGACGCGCCAGCGGCGCGGCTTCGTCATCGTCGGCGTCGCCGCGCTGCTGATGACGATCACCGGCGCATTCGGCACGCACGAAGTGCCGATCCTGCCGCGCCTTGCCTATTGGATGATCATCATGGTGTCGGGCGCGATGATCGGAATCGGCGTCACGGCGATGATCGTCGGCTGGGGCCGCTTCGCGCACCGCCCCTGGATCGAAGGCAGCATCATCAGCGTCGCCATCGCGCTGCCGCTGACCCTGGTCGTGATCGGCTGTTCGATTGCCTTTTTCGGCGGCGGCGGCCGGATCGGTCCGCAAACCGTCGCGTTCCAGTTCGTGATGGTGCTGGCGATCACTGCAGTCATCACGGCGGTCAATTACGCGATCGGCGGCCAGGCGGAGCCCGACGCCCCGCTCCCCGCCGAGCCCGAGCAGCAGCATCCGGTCCGCCCGCGCCTTGCCGATCGCCTGCCCCCGCATCTGCGCGGCGCGGACATCCACGCCGTCGCCGCCGAGGATCATTATCTGCGCGTCCATACCGATGCGGGCTCGGACCTCATCCTCTTGCGCCTCACCGATGCGATCGTCGAACTCGACGGTATCGAGGGCGCGCGCACGCATCGCAGCTGGTGGGTCGCACGCGACGCGATCCGCTCGGTCGAACGCGGCGACGGCCGCGCCGAGCTCACCCTGCCCGGCGGCGTCACTGCCCCGGTCAGCCGCTCCTTCTATCCCGCGCTGCGCGACGCCGGCTGGTTCGATTGA
- a CDS encoding DUF2141 domain-containing protein: protein MLRSLPFSRTLITLALIAPLPLLAPVAAPPAMAQPAGATLTIHFEGITRAEGKVMVAVFDADGWNGGAPVGVAMVDAAIGGVDATVSGLAPGRYAVRAFQDVDGDMKFGTNPFGMPIEPFGFSNDAIGAGGPPSFEDAAFTVGDSAVSQTITLR from the coding sequence ATGCTTCGCTCGCTGCCCTTTTCCCGCACCCTGATCACGCTGGCGCTGATCGCGCCGCTGCCTCTGCTTGCGCCGGTCGCGGCGCCGCCCGCGATGGCGCAGCCCGCCGGTGCGACGCTGACGATTCATTTCGAGGGCATCACCCGGGCCGAGGGCAAGGTGATGGTCGCGGTGTTCGATGCCGATGGCTGGAATGGCGGCGCGCCGGTAGGCGTGGCGATGGTCGACGCCGCGATCGGCGGCGTCGACGCGACCGTGTCGGGGCTCGCGCCGGGCCGCTATGCGGTGCGTGCCTTTCAGGATGTCGACGGCGACATGAAGTTCGGGACCAATCCCTTCGGCATGCCGATCGAGCCGTTCGGCTTTTCGAACGACGCGATCGGCGCGGGCGGGCCGCCGAGCTTCGAGGATGCCGCGTTCACCGTCGGTGATAGCGCCGTCAGCCAGACGATCACGCTGCGCTGA
- a CDS encoding carotenoid oxygenase family protein, producing the protein MLNRRAFLGTGLIGAGLCAGAAILPPEKLYATMLPADWTLGARDIEADVAPHAMRLVAGRAPDGFKGVLYRNGPAKFRRPGGSATHWFDGDGMVRRFAIDRGEARMAARFVATEKRRQDAAAGAMVMPGFGSPARDGAVLTSTDSANAANTSVLLSGGDLLALWEPGSPYRLDPETLATRGLKTFRDDLAHMPFLAHPRVEPDGTVWNLGVAGKRAIVWKLSAGGALADTKIIDLPRASYIHDFSATARHLVIVLQPWVYERNTIPAIEGMAWQPETGTQILVIDKDDFTQRRLYEVPAFFAFHMDDAWEEADGTIRFGICVTPEPKFVMEEARLLLLGQEVETPLPILSMITLHPDGRTSLDRTGVSAEFPQNDRTRSGLPRSLTVHTGMYGSGRPFPRAVGVYDWARQTNAEFDFGAGHLVEEFLYVPRGSEEGDGWLVGTTLNLAERATELHVLDARHVAAGPVASWRGDVALPVTFHGTFAAG; encoded by the coding sequence ATGCTCAATCGTCGAGCCTTTCTGGGAACCGGCCTGATCGGTGCCGGGCTGTGTGCCGGTGCCGCGATCCTGCCGCCGGAGAAACTCTATGCCACGATGCTGCCCGCCGACTGGACGCTGGGGGCGCGCGATATCGAAGCCGATGTCGCGCCGCATGCGATGCGGCTGGTGGCGGGGCGTGCGCCCGACGGCTTCAAAGGCGTGCTGTATCGCAATGGCCCCGCCAAGTTCCGCCGTCCGGGGGGATCGGCGACGCACTGGTTCGACGGCGACGGCATGGTGCGCCGCTTCGCGATCGATCGCGGCGAGGCGCGGATGGCCGCGCGGTTCGTGGCGACCGAGAAGCGGCGGCAGGATGCCGCGGCGGGCGCGATGGTGATGCCCGGCTTCGGTTCGCCCGCGCGCGACGGCGCGGTGCTGACCAGCACCGACAGCGCGAACGCCGCCAATACCAGCGTGCTGCTATCCGGCGGCGACCTGCTCGCGCTGTGGGAGCCGGGCTCGCCCTATCGGCTCGATCCCGAAACGCTCGCGACGCGGGGGCTCAAGACGTTTCGCGACGATCTGGCGCATATGCCCTTCCTTGCCCATCCGCGCGTCGAGCCTGACGGGACGGTGTGGAATCTCGGCGTCGCGGGCAAGCGCGCGATCGTCTGGAAATTGTCGGCGGGCGGCGCGCTGGCCGATACGAAGATCATCGACTTGCCGCGCGCGAGCTATATCCATGATTTCTCCGCGACGGCGCGACATCTGGTGATCGTGCTCCAGCCCTGGGTGTATGAACGCAACACGATCCCGGCGATCGAGGGCATGGCCTGGCAGCCCGAAACCGGCACACAGATCCTGGTGATCGACAAGGACGATTTCACGCAGCGGCGGCTGTATGAAGTGCCCGCCTTCTTCGCCTTCCACATGGACGACGCCTGGGAAGAGGCCGATGGTACGATCCGGTTCGGTATCTGCGTTACGCCCGAGCCCAAATTCGTGATGGAGGAGGCGCGGCTGCTGCTGCTGGGGCAGGAAGTGGAAACGCCGCTGCCGATCCTGTCGATGATCACGCTGCACCCCGACGGGCGCACGTCGCTCGATCGGACCGGGGTGTCGGCGGAGTTTCCGCAGAATGACCGGACGCGCTCCGGGCTGCCGCGATCGCTGACGGTGCATACCGGCATGTACGGCAGCGGGCGGCCCTTCCCGCGCGCGGTGGGCGTTTACGACTGGGCGCGCCAGACCAATGCCGAGTTCGATTTCGGCGCCGGGCATCTGGTCGAGGAATTCCTCTATGTCCCGCGCGGCAGCGAGGAAGGCGATGGCTGGCTGGTTGGCACCACGCTCAACCTCGCCGAGCGGGCGACCGAGCTGCATGTGCTCGACGCGCGCCATGTGGCCGCCGGGCCGGTGGCGAGCTGGCGCGGCGATGTCGCGCTGCCGGTGACGTTTCACGGGACGTTCGCGGCCGGGTGA
- a CDS encoding TonB-dependent receptor, producing the protein MNHIAIRTATAALLVGTAPAAWAQDATQTAPVAWDDEIIVTAQKEEQRLIDVPVTLSAVTGERMRDLGVSDLDELSNYVPGLNIQEQSANNPGIVIRGITSDSGSSQQAARVTLYYNGIDISRSRGSYQAIYDVDRIEVIKGPQATLFGTASTIGAISIISARPKPGVSAELTGGYGNYDATMLGGHINIGNDVIAGRIAGEWKKRDGYVNNLSNRQDDLYSQDQFGLRASLRFTPTTDLTVDLIGTYDQQRNGGTPFISGNFPTASGPADPFGDANLSGAPAGISEAILGSDDLGLRREVYDINLTASYDFADGWNFTTVNGYREFDSQEVFDADGTAAWYLEFTEDAQGWQASHESRFAYEDEHVRASFGWNFFHEDSFQRVPFSSEEGIFLQCSAGLIPGLGCIAPDGSVSAAQATALLTGGAFTEIPYTSVYQNEGVNSSYSLFGDVRWTATPQLELTAGVRVLFEDRQSGFSATVPDSLLLTLSGAPGSLIPGQTDTGGQTIESEDSFSAVLPRFNALYRFSDAVNAYVTVSKGRRSPTVSQSATTTNLVPEEVVWNYEAGIKGSAGIFSGSFAVYYQDYSNFQITRNITDPNDPSGLPVGSSLTESAGSASNLGIEADVQLRPTPWLTLFGNAAWIDGGINDEASNGVYAGNRFRLQPEWQASAGFSIDAPIGNGIDFFATPSVTHRSRIYFEVPNNIAISQGPITLVNLRAGVSLAEGRYEIAGYARNLTDEDYLLDAGNTGGAFGYPTFIPAEPRFYGVQLTVRY; encoded by the coding sequence ATGAACCACATCGCCATCCGTACCGCCACCGCCGCCCTGCTGGTCGGCACCGCACCCGCCGCCTGGGCACAGGACGCGACGCAGACCGCGCCCGTCGCCTGGGACGACGAGATCATCGTCACCGCGCAGAAGGAAGAGCAGCGGCTGATCGACGTGCCCGTCACGCTTTCGGCCGTGACCGGCGAGCGGATGCGCGATCTGGGCGTGTCGGACCTCGACGAGCTTTCCAACTATGTTCCCGGCCTCAACATCCAGGAGCAGAGCGCGAACAATCCCGGCATCGTCATCCGCGGCATCACATCGGACAGCGGCTCCTCGCAGCAGGCGGCGCGCGTTACGCTCTATTACAACGGCATCGACATTTCGCGCTCGCGCGGTTCGTATCAGGCGATCTACGACGTCGACCGGATCGAAGTGATCAAGGGCCCGCAGGCGACTCTGTTCGGCACCGCTTCGACGATCGGCGCGATCAGCATCATCTCGGCGCGCCCCAAGCCGGGCGTTTCGGCCGAGCTGACCGGCGGATACGGCAATTACGACGCAACGATGCTGGGCGGCCATATCAACATCGGCAACGATGTGATCGCGGGCCGCATCGCCGGCGAATGGAAAAAGCGCGACGGCTATGTCAACAACCTGTCGAACCGGCAGGACGACCTGTATTCGCAGGACCAGTTCGGCCTGCGCGCATCGCTGCGCTTCACGCCGACCACCGATCTGACGGTCGATCTCATCGGCACCTATGACCAGCAGCGCAACGGCGGCACGCCGTTCATCTCGGGCAATTTCCCGACCGCTTCGGGTCCGGCCGATCCGTTCGGCGACGCCAATCTGTCGGGTGCCCCCGCGGGCATTTCCGAAGCGATCCTGGGCAGCGACGACCTGGGCCTGCGCCGCGAAGTCTATGACATCAACCTGACCGCCAGCTATGATTTCGCCGACGGCTGGAACTTCACGACGGTCAACGGCTATCGCGAATTCGACAGCCAGGAAGTCTTCGACGCCGACGGCACGGCGGCCTGGTATCTGGAATTCACCGAAGACGCGCAGGGCTGGCAGGCGAGCCATGAATCGCGCTTCGCCTATGAGGACGAACATGTCCGCGCGAGCTTCGGCTGGAATTTCTTCCACGAAGACAGTTTCCAGCGCGTACCCTTTTCGAGCGAGGAAGGCATCTTCCTGCAGTGCTCGGCCGGGCTAATACCGGGGCTGGGCTGCATCGCGCCCGACGGTTCGGTGTCGGCGGCGCAGGCCACCGCGCTGCTGACCGGCGGCGCGTTCACTGAAATTCCCTATACCTCGGTCTATCAGAACGAAGGCGTGAACAGCAGCTACTCGCTGTTCGGTGACGTGCGCTGGACCGCGACGCCGCAGCTCGAACTGACCGCCGGCGTCCGGGTGCTGTTCGAGGACCGCCAGTCGGGCTTTTCGGCCACGGTGCCCGACAGCCTGTTGCTGACGCTTTCGGGCGCGCCGGGATCGCTGATCCCCGGCCAGACCGATACCGGCGGCCAGACGATCGAATCGGAAGACAGCTTCTCGGCGGTGCTGCCGCGTTTCAATGCGCTGTATCGCTTCTCGGACGCAGTCAACGCCTATGTCACTGTGTCGAAGGGCCGTCGCTCGCCGACCGTGAGCCAGAGCGCGACCACCACCAACCTGGTGCCCGAGGAAGTCGTCTGGAACTATGAAGCCGGCATCAAGGGCAGCGCGGGGATCTTCTCGGGCTCGTTCGCCGTCTATTACCAGGACTATTCGAACTTCCAGATCACCCGGAACATCACCGATCCCAACGACCCTTCGGGTTTGCCGGTCGGCTCGAGCCTGACCGAAAGCGCCGGTTCGGCAAGCAATCTTGGCATCGAGGCCGACGTGCAGCTGCGCCCGACTCCGTGGCTGACCCTGTTCGGCAACGCGGCGTGGATCGATGGCGGCATCAACGACGAGGCGTCGAACGGCGTCTATGCCGGCAACCGCTTCCGCCTTCAGCCCGAATGGCAGGCATCGGCCGGCTTCTCGATCGACGCGCCGATCGGCAACGGCATCGATTTCTTCGCCACGCCCAGCGTCACGCATCGCAGCCGCATCTATTTCGAAGTGCCGAACAACATCGCCATCTCGCAGGGGCCGATCACGCTGGTCAATCTGCGCGCGGGCGTCAGCCTTGCCGAGGGCCGGTATGAAATCGCCGGCTATGCCCGCAACCTTACCGACGAGGACTATCTCCTCGACGCGGGCAATACCGGTGGCGCGTTCGGCTATCCGACCTTCATTCCGGCCGAGCCGCGCTTCTACGGCGTCCAGCTCACCGTCCGTTACTGA
- a CDS encoding amidase — MLKLLPALALAIGAPQDVPPPPQDASVSTAAAAQAPAPQPFDITEMSVAQLQAGMADGSLTSEAITRAYIARIAEIDRQGPTLRSVIAVSPDAIAQARLLDEERAMGRTRGPLHGIPVLVKDNIETRELPTTAGSLALADNRTYRDAPVVARLRDAGMVVLGKTNLSEWANIRSTASMSGWSAVGGLVRNPYALDRTACGSSSGSGVAVAASLTAVALGTETDGSVVCPASMNGIVGLKPTIGLVSRTHIVPISHSQDTAGPMGRGVRDVALLFSAMIGTDPADAVTADADSHQRDYAANLSPRALQGVRIGVLRPDMSADLEAKYDEALQQLVAAGAVLVEVTPPDHPDLDEDEFHVLLVELKADLDAYLATTPSTVTTRTLAEVMAFNEDNAEAEMPYFAQEIFAMAADTRGLDDEGYRAARERSARMSGPEGIDVMLAQGDVALLVSPTYGLPWLSDPVHGDQFDGPSASMWPAVSGYPHLTVPMGLVHGLPAGLSFIGTAYSEATLLEAGYAYEQQAQARVVPEYLPTVDAGAGIEGVLP; from the coding sequence ATGCTGAAATTGTTGCCGGCACTGGCTCTGGCGATCGGTGCGCCGCAGGATGTGCCCCCGCCGCCGCAGGATGCAAGTGTTTCGACCGCCGCCGCCGCGCAGGCGCCCGCGCCGCAACCGTTCGACATAACTGAAATGTCTGTCGCGCAGCTGCAGGCGGGGATGGCCGACGGCAGCCTGACCAGCGAAGCGATCACGCGCGCCTATATCGCGCGCATCGCCGAAATCGACCGCCAGGGTCCGACGCTGCGGTCGGTGATCGCGGTCAGCCCGGACGCGATCGCGCAGGCGCGGCTGCTCGACGAGGAGCGCGCGATGGGCCGCACGCGCGGGCCGCTTCACGGCATTCCGGTGCTGGTGAAGGACAATATCGAAACCCGCGAACTGCCGACCACGGCGGGCAGCCTCGCGCTCGCCGACAACCGCACCTATCGCGACGCGCCGGTGGTGGCGCGGCTGCGCGACGCGGGGATGGTGGTGCTCGGCAAGACCAACCTGTCCGAATGGGCCAATATCCGCTCGACCGCTTCGATGAGCGGGTGGAGCGCGGTCGGCGGGCTGGTGCGCAATCCCTATGCGCTCGATCGCACCGCCTGCGGCTCATCGAGCGGATCGGGCGTCGCGGTGGCGGCGAGCCTGACCGCCGTCGCGCTCGGCACCGAAACCGACGGATCGGTGGTCTGCCCCGCGTCGATGAACGGCATTGTCGGCCTCAAGCCCACCATCGGGCTGGTCAGCCGCACGCATATCGTGCCGATCAGCCACAGCCAGGATACGGCCGGACCGATGGGGCGGGGCGTGCGCGACGTTGCGCTGCTCTTTTCGGCGATGATCGGGACGGATCCCGCCGATGCGGTGACTGCGGACGCCGATTCGCACCAGCGCGACTATGCCGCGAACCTGTCGCCGCGCGCGCTGCAGGGGGTGCGGATCGGCGTGCTGCGGCCCGACATGTCGGCCGATCTCGAAGCGAAATATGACGAAGCGCTGCAGCAGCTCGTGGCCGCCGGCGCGGTGCTGGTCGAAGTGACGCCGCCCGATCATCCCGATCTCGACGAAGACGAGTTCCACGTTCTGCTGGTCGAGCTGAAGGCCGATCTCGACGCCTATCTGGCGACGACGCCGTCGACCGTGACGACTCGGACGCTGGCCGAGGTGATGGCGTTCAACGAAGACAATGCCGAGGCCGAAATGCCCTATTTCGCGCAGGAAATCTTCGCGATGGCCGCCGATACCAGGGGGCTGGACGACGAAGGCTATCGCGCCGCGCGCGAGCGATCGGCGCGCATGAGCGGGCCGGAAGGGATCGACGTGATGCTGGCGCAGGGCGATGTCGCGCTGCTGGTATCGCCCACCTACGGCCTGCCCTGGCTGAGCGATCCGGTGCATGGTGACCAGTTCGACGGCCCGTCGGCGAGCATGTGGCCGGCGGTGTCGGGCTATCCGCACCTCACCGTGCCGATGGGGCTGGTCCACGGCCTGCCCGCCGGGCTGAGCTTTATCGGCACCGCCTATAGCGAAGCGACGCTGCTCGAAGCGGGCTATGCCTATGAGCAGCAGGCGCAGGCGCGGGTGGTGCCGGAATATCTGCCGACGGTCGATGCCGGGGCGGGAATTGAGGGAGTGTTGCCTTAG
- a CDS encoding DUF4345 domain-containing protein, giving the protein MTPAAERRLLQAALCVAVAVPLVTAGIGIVRGAAWLTPGEVPADLDSHFRYLSGIFLALGIAFASCIPGIERNGGRFRLLGAMVVAGGLARLVSALSIGLPSAGHAAGLVMELGVVPLLMLWQARVARRS; this is encoded by the coding sequence GTGACCCCCGCGGCGGAACGGCGATTGCTGCAGGCCGCGCTGTGCGTCGCGGTGGCGGTGCCGCTGGTCACGGCGGGTATCGGCATCGTGCGCGGCGCCGCATGGCTGACTCCGGGCGAAGTGCCCGCCGATCTCGACAGCCATTTCCGCTATCTTTCGGGCATCTTCCTGGCGCTCGGAATCGCCTTTGCGAGTTGCATCCCGGGAATCGAGCGCAACGGCGGGCGGTTCCGGCTGCTCGGCGCGATGGTCGTCGCGGGCGGCCTCGCGCGGCTGGTGTCGGCACTGAGCATCGGCCTGCCCTCGGCGGGCCATGCCGCCGGGCTCGTCATGGAGCTGGGCGTCGTCCCGCTGCTGATGCTGTGGCAGGCGCGCGTGGCGAGACGCAGCTAA
- a CDS encoding DUF2721 domain-containing protein, whose amino-acid sequence MESFPHLSTVAETIRTAVAPVFLLAGIGGILNVMVGRLARIVDRARTIEKLHSDSIGVEHDRQVRELRLINRRISVINRAIFLCVSSAIAICLVVALMFVSELIDLHFGVFVASAFITSMLLLVAGLVHFLVEVQMSLGAIRIRSELLEHDT is encoded by the coding sequence ATGGAAAGCTTTCCGCATCTTTCTACCGTGGCCGAAACGATTCGCACGGCAGTCGCTCCGGTGTTCCTGCTCGCCGGGATCGGCGGGATTCTCAATGTAATGGTCGGACGGCTGGCGCGCATCGTCGATCGCGCGCGGACGATCGAGAAGCTCCATTCCGATTCGATCGGCGTCGAGCATGACCGCCAAGTCCGGGAGTTGCGGCTCATCAATCGCCGCATTTCGGTGATCAACCGCGCGATCTTCCTGTGCGTGTCGAGCGCGATCGCGATCTGTCTGGTCGTCGCGCTGATGTTCGTTTCCGAACTGATCGACCTGCATTTCGGCGTTTTCGTCGCCAGCGCCTTCATCACGTCGATGCTGCTGCTGGTGGCCGGGCTGGTGCATTTCCTGGTCGAAGTGCAGATGTCGCTCGGCGCGATCCGCATCCGCAGCGAATTGCTCGAACACGATACGTGA
- a CDS encoding SpoIIAA family protein, protein MLQAKDGLLLTFDKDATAGVIEFTVDGEIGAGEYDAVIAALEEQIARHGRVSVVEVIRSFTGMAPSLWWKDVTWGFSHLDCFARAAVVTDRGWIGPVSRAVGALMPAEIRAFQLEEINAAREWVRETPPGE, encoded by the coding sequence ATGCTGCAAGCGAAGGATGGGCTATTGCTGACGTTCGACAAGGACGCGACTGCCGGAGTGATCGAATTCACCGTCGACGGCGAGATCGGCGCCGGCGAATATGACGCCGTGATCGCCGCGCTCGAGGAACAGATCGCGCGGCACGGCCGGGTCAGCGTCGTCGAAGTGATCAGGAGCTTCACCGGCATGGCGCCGTCGCTGTGGTGGAAGGACGTGACCTGGGGTTTCAGTCATCTCGACTGCTTCGCCCGCGCTGCGGTGGTCACCGACCGCGGCTGGATCGGTCCGGTGTCGCGCGCGGTCGGCGCGCTGATGCCGGCGGAAATCCGTGCGTTTCAGCTTGAGGAAATCAATGCCGCGCGCGAATGGGTGCGCGAAACCCCGCCCGGCGAATAG
- a CDS encoding GNAT family N-acetyltransferase, with the protein MTRAMPLSEFPKLPPALSLEVVEGLSAAIDTVAERAAPTHRFLRYGWFAAALAAYGGHARTILALRENEPVAALPLIATGPEWLRLASVPGCYWPFRSFPIREDAGAECTELLLDRLGREVNALRIGPVYDGDPGLEMLRAAAAARGWTVIDRTIAQSFLLDMGALRAEGTWPRSSTLRRNRNHEKHLGEMGALDWRFVSGPAWNEAVFDDLAAIEEKSWIAERTDGSDAKFTREGHGAFWRAAAADPVLAQMMAAAVLTIGGEPAAFSLDVNAGDLKYAVANSYDPQFGKHSPGKLLYYRNLVQALDHGIRRVDWGAGDSGYKRVVGAQGGPMIRDWLFVRPGPPGMAAKLARGLWRRSGNDVAD; encoded by the coding sequence ATGACCAGGGCCATGCCGCTATCCGAATTTCCAAAGCTGCCGCCGGCGCTGTCGCTGGAGGTGGTCGAAGGGCTGTCGGCGGCGATCGATACGGTCGCCGAACGCGCGGCGCCGACGCATCGCTTCCTGCGCTATGGCTGGTTCGCCGCCGCGCTTGCCGCCTATGGCGGGCATGCGCGGACGATCCTCGCCTTGCGCGAGAACGAGCCGGTGGCGGCGCTTCCGCTGATCGCGACCGGCCCCGAATGGCTGCGACTGGCGAGCGTGCCGGGTTGCTACTGGCCGTTCCGCAGTTTCCCGATTCGCGAGGATGCCGGCGCCGAATGCACCGAATTGCTGCTCGACCGGCTGGGGCGGGAAGTGAACGCGCTGCGTATCGGCCCGGTCTATGACGGCGATCCGGGCCTGGAGATGCTGCGCGCCGCGGCGGCCGCGCGCGGCTGGACCGTGATCGACCGGACAATCGCGCAGAGCTTCCTGCTCGATATGGGCGCGCTGCGCGCCGAGGGCACCTGGCCGCGCAGTTCGACGCTGCGCAGGAACCGCAATCACGAAAAGCATCTCGGTGAAATGGGCGCGCTCGACTGGCGCTTCGTGTCGGGCCCGGCATGGAACGAAGCGGTGTTCGACGATCTCGCCGCGATCGAGGAGAAGAGCTGGATCGCCGAACGCACCGACGGCAGCGACGCCAAGTTCACGCGTGAGGGGCACGGCGCCTTCTGGCGCGCGGCAGCCGCCGATCCGGTGCTGGCGCAGATGATGGCGGCGGCGGTGCTTACCATCGGCGGCGAACCGGCGGCCTTTTCGTTGGACGTCAATGCAGGCGACCTGAAATATGCGGTCGCCAACAGCTATGATCCGCAGTTCGGCAAGCATTCGCCGGGGAAACTCCTCTATTACCGCAATCTCGTTCAGGCGCTCGATCACGGCATCAGGCGAGTCGACTGGGGCGCGGGCGACAGCGGCTACAAGCGCGTGGTCGGCGCGCAAGGCGGTCCGATGATCCGCGACTGGCTGTTCGTGCGGCCCGGCCCGCCGGGCATGGCGGCGAAGCTGGCGCGCGGCCTGTGGCGGCGCAGCGGGAACGACGTGGCGGACTGA